From a region of the Armatimonadota bacterium genome:
- a CDS encoding NmrA family NAD(P)-binding protein, with protein MKKNNILILVTGAAGKTGAPVVEQMLNRGFPVRALVRRNDERSARLEALGAEIIVGDLHDLKSMRTAMQNVKRVYFVYPPQGELLVEATTIVAVAARDAGVEVLVNMSQISAREDSKSPLARQHWLSENIFDWADIDAVHVRPTFFAENLLMFGAATVATEGKLYLPYGTEKHAPVAAADIARVVVGILADPAGHVGERYIVTGPRNLSLTEIAGVLSQELGNPVEYVDLPVDAWGEVLAGVEGMTDSLVTHLKAVAVDHQNGIFRGETDVVERIGGQPSQALDSFIREHRAVFGAAEAVVS; from the coding sequence ATGAAGAAGAACAATATCCTGATTCTCGTTACCGGCGCCGCCGGCAAAACCGGCGCCCCGGTTGTCGAACAGATGCTCAATCGCGGATTCCCCGTCCGGGCGCTCGTCCGTCGCAATGATGAGCGGTCGGCGCGGCTCGAAGCGTTGGGCGCTGAGATCATAGTCGGCGACCTGCACGATCTGAAATCGATGCGCACGGCGATGCAGAACGTCAAGCGCGTCTACTTCGTTTATCCGCCGCAAGGTGAGCTGCTAGTGGAAGCCACCACAATCGTCGCCGTTGCCGCCCGGGATGCGGGCGTCGAGGTACTGGTCAACATGTCGCAGATCTCGGCGCGGGAAGACTCCAAGAGTCCGCTGGCACGCCAGCACTGGCTGTCGGAGAACATCTTCGACTGGGCCGACATCGATGCGGTGCACGTGCGGCCGACGTTCTTTGCGGAGAACCTGCTCATGTTCGGCGCGGCGACGGTGGCCACCGAGGGCAAGCTCTACCTGCCTTACGGCACCGAGAAGCACGCGCCAGTCGCCGCCGCCGACATCGCCCGTGTGGTAGTCGGCATCCTGGCCGACCCGGCAGGACACGTTGGCGAGCGCTACATCGTCACCGGACCCCGCAACCTATCGCTGACCGAAATAGCCGGCGTGCTATCGCAGGAGCTGGGCAATCCCGTCGAGTACGTCGACTTGCCGGTGGATGCCTGGGGCGAGGTGCTCGCCGGAGTTGAAGGCATGACCGATTCGCTGGTGACCCACCTCAAGGCAGTGGCCGTCGATCACCAGAACGGAATCTTCCGCGGCGAGACCGACGTCGTCGAGCGGATTGGCGGTCAGCCGTCTCAGGCGCTGGACTCGTTCATCCGCGAGCACCGGGCCGTCTTCGGTGCGGCCGAAGCGGTCGTGTCGTGA